A single region of the Cyanobacteriota bacterium genome encodes:
- a CDS encoding 2OG-Fe(II) oxygenase has protein sequence MTSRFSHTLIPLGADIFRVENVLDPYLCKHLMDIAACSQFEPARVELERLDRAARNNDLLYLDEEGNSLLQSTNQLLLQRIGIVQELLYKHYGIKFPHAEACRILRYRPGQQYKRHVDNILLSSRMEEAARGVPIRDVSIVGSLNDDFEGGELLFDRQGIKVPPRQGSVVVFPANYVYPHQALPVRRGCKYSFTTWLYH, from the coding sequence ATGACCTCTCGTTTTTCCCATACCTTGATTCCCCTCGGTGCAGACATCTTTCGAGTGGAAAATGTTTTGGATCCATACCTATGCAAACATTTGATGGATATTGCTGCCTGTAGCCAGTTTGAGCCAGCTCGGGTTGAGCTAGAACGACTAGACCGAGCGGCTCGTAACAATGATCTGCTGTATTTGGATGAAGAGGGCAATTCACTACTCCAGTCTACGAACCAATTGCTGCTTCAGCGGATTGGGATTGTGCAGGAGTTGCTCTACAAGCACTACGGCATTAAATTTCCCCATGCTGAAGCCTGTCGAATTTTGCGCTACCGGCCAGGACAGCAATACAAACGCCATGTGGACAATATTTTGCTCTCTAGCCGCATGGAAGAAGCCGCGAGGGGAGTGCCTATTCGAGATGTCAGCATTGTAGGCAGTCTGAATGATGATTTTGAGGGGGGAGAACTGCTGTTCGATCGGCAGGGAATTAAGGTGCCGCCTCGGCAAGGTAGCGTTGTGGTCTTTCCTGCTAACTATGTTTATCCCCATCAAGCCTTACCTGTGCGCCGAGGGTGTAAATATTCCTTTACAACTTGGCTCTATCACTAA